A region from the Mycobacterium heidelbergense genome encodes:
- a CDS encoding LLM class F420-dependent oxidoreductase: MKIGVLAPVADGVTADPEWMVSFAGHLERCGFESIVVVEHTVLATRYDSVYPYDSSGRVGLAADCPIPDPLDLLAFLAGHTSRLGLATGVLVLPNHHPVVLAKRAATVDALSGGRLRLCVGVGWLKEELEACGAEFDSRGRRADEQLAILRALWADRPQGASHHGEFFDFDDVMCYPKPVAGERLPIHIGGHSRAAARRAGRFGDGFQPLGVTGPQLASLIALMREEASAAGRDPAGLEVSLGHMVTKIDADRAGGLIDQGADRIVLSMPPTADIEEAKDVLSACAQRLSLAP, translated from the coding sequence CTGAAAATAGGGGTTCTCGCCCCGGTCGCCGACGGTGTCACCGCGGATCCCGAATGGATGGTGAGCTTCGCGGGCCACCTGGAGCGGTGCGGGTTCGAATCGATCGTCGTCGTCGAGCACACCGTCCTGGCCACCCGGTACGACAGCGTGTATCCCTACGACAGTTCCGGACGGGTGGGGCTGGCGGCCGACTGCCCGATCCCCGACCCGCTCGACCTGTTGGCCTTTCTGGCCGGCCACACCAGCCGGCTCGGGCTGGCCACCGGGGTGCTGGTGCTGCCCAACCACCATCCCGTGGTGCTCGCCAAACGGGCGGCGACCGTCGATGCGCTCTCGGGCGGACGGCTGCGGCTGTGCGTGGGCGTGGGGTGGCTCAAAGAGGAGCTGGAAGCGTGCGGCGCGGAGTTCGACAGCCGCGGCCGGCGCGCCGACGAGCAGCTGGCCATCCTGCGGGCGCTGTGGGCCGACCGGCCGCAAGGCGCCTCCCATCACGGCGAGTTCTTCGACTTCGACGACGTCATGTGTTACCCGAAACCTGTTGCGGGCGAACGACTTCCGATTCACATTGGTGGGCACAGCCGGGCGGCCGCCCGCCGGGCCGGACGCTTCGGGGACGGCTTCCAGCCGCTCGGCGTGACCGGTCCGCAACTCGCGTCGCTGATCGCGCTGATGCGCGAGGAGGCGTCGGCGGCGGGCCGCGACCCGGCGGGTCTGGAAGTGTCGCTGGGCCACATGGTCACCAAGATCGACGCCGACCGCGCGGGCGGCCTCATCGATCAGGGCGCCGACCGCATCGTGCTGTCGATGCCGCCCACCGCCGACATCGAGGAGGCCAAAGACGTCTTGTCGGCGTGCGCGCAACGCCTCTCCCTGGCCCCGTGA
- a CDS encoding molybdopterin-dependent oxidoreductase, whose amino-acid sequence MGTPLESVPDYRNEIHTAEDTIDVETYGGGFDLTRRATAPKLRVGRDRWFNLLWLIPIGFALLVTGVAIGKGLHGMPAVQSFIHRYPGTDAHAGVTPGLPAWIGWTHFFNLFMMMFIIRTGIQILCDHPRLYFSRNATPGKDEWLRVGPPVPDDELWTANADTVALPPQFGLPGFRHSIGLARWWHLGVDVLWLVNGAVFYVLLFATGQWRHIVPTSWDVFPNAASVAVQYLSLDWPTDNGWVAYNGLQLLSYFTTVFVAAPAALITGLGMSPALSQRVHWLSKRLSIQHARSLHFLVLVYFLFFILVHVTMVLTTNALRNLNHMFASRDDNSWVGFWIFAAAMALTAVAWVWATPFTVRHPRVVQRVGYALVGPFQRMLEQLDPKPGAFTEEDISPHHWRNGRLPETVEYKELERNDFRDWRLKVYGLVERPTEFSLEDLRALPYHEQISQHFCIQAWSGVAKWGGVQMNTIMDIVKPLPEAKWVVFYSMGLGATGGIYYNAHHIGQMDHHMTMLAYNMNDQPLPYMHGKPLRLRNELQHGFKLVKWIKGIEFVADYSDIGSGYGGYSEDHKYFGRHQTL is encoded by the coding sequence GTGGGCACGCCGCTGGAATCCGTCCCGGACTATCGCAACGAGATACACACGGCCGAAGACACCATCGACGTGGAGACCTACGGTGGCGGCTTCGACCTCACCAGGCGGGCGACCGCCCCCAAGCTGCGCGTCGGGCGCGACCGGTGGTTCAACCTGCTGTGGCTGATTCCGATCGGTTTTGCCCTGCTGGTCACCGGGGTGGCGATCGGCAAAGGCTTGCACGGCATGCCGGCGGTGCAGTCATTCATCCACCGCTATCCCGGCACCGACGCCCACGCCGGCGTCACCCCGGGCCTACCCGCATGGATCGGGTGGACCCACTTCTTCAACCTGTTCATGATGATGTTCATCATCAGGACGGGGATCCAGATCCTCTGTGACCACCCCCGGCTCTACTTCAGCCGCAACGCCACGCCCGGCAAGGACGAGTGGCTGCGGGTCGGCCCGCCGGTGCCGGACGACGAGCTGTGGACCGCCAACGCCGACACCGTCGCTCTGCCACCGCAATTCGGACTTCCCGGGTTCCGGCACTCGATCGGGCTGGCCCGGTGGTGGCATCTCGGCGTCGACGTGTTGTGGCTCGTCAACGGGGCGGTCTTCTACGTGCTCCTGTTCGCCACCGGACAGTGGCGTCACATCGTGCCGACCAGCTGGGACGTCTTCCCCAACGCCGCATCGGTGGCGGTTCAATACCTTTCGCTGGACTGGCCGACCGACAACGGGTGGGTCGCCTACAACGGCCTGCAGCTGCTGTCGTACTTCACCACCGTCTTCGTCGCCGCCCCGGCCGCGTTGATCACCGGCCTCGGGATGTCGCCCGCGTTGTCGCAGCGCGTCCACTGGCTCAGCAAGCGGCTGAGCATCCAGCACGCACGGTCGCTGCATTTCCTGGTGCTGGTGTACTTTTTGTTCTTCATCCTCGTCCACGTGACGATGGTTCTCACGACCAACGCGCTGCGAAACCTCAACCACATGTTCGCCTCCCGCGATGACAACAGCTGGGTGGGTTTCTGGATTTTCGCCGCGGCGATGGCGCTGACGGCCGTCGCGTGGGTTTGGGCCACCCCGTTCACCGTTCGCCATCCCCGGGTGGTTCAGCGGGTCGGGTATGCGCTCGTCGGCCCGTTCCAGCGGATGCTGGAACAGCTGGACCCCAAGCCCGGCGCCTTCACCGAAGAGGACATCTCGCCGCACCACTGGCGCAACGGCCGCCTGCCGGAGACCGTCGAGTACAAAGAGTTGGAGCGCAACGACTTTCGCGATTGGCGGCTGAAGGTCTACGGCCTCGTCGAGCGCCCGACGGAGTTCTCGCTCGAGGACTTGCGGGCGCTGCCCTATCACGAGCAGATCAGCCAGCATTTCTGCATCCAAGCGTGGTCCGGCGTGGCCAAGTGGGGCGGCGTGCAGATGAACACCATCATGGACATCGTCAAGCCGCTGCCCGAGGCGAAGTGGGTGGTGTTCTATTCGATGGGCCTCGGCGCCACCGGTGGCATCTACTACAACGCCCACCACATCGGCCAGATGGACCACCACATGACGATGCTGGCCTACAACATGAACGACCAGCCGCTCCCCTACATGCACGGCAAGCCGCTGCGGCTACGCAACGAGTTGCAGCATGGGTTCAAACTCGTGAAGTGGATCAAAGGGATCGAGTTCGTCGCCGACTACTCCGACATCGGTAGCGGTTACGGCGGCTACAGCGAAGATCACAAGTACTTCGGTCGGCACCAAACGCTCTAG
- a CDS encoding nuclear transport factor 2 family protein, with translation MNLSADDRAALSDLVHRYAAGVDDREFGSVAELFTESAELAVPEPPAALEPIHTHRGRDAIAVAVAAVAAVARTEHAIIGEVYDGATRPGTASGRIACVAHHWSRRGDEVVDVVWHLRYDDEYRLTGEGWRISRRALTINAIETRPTRRLLPRDPA, from the coding sequence ATAAATCTGTCGGCCGACGACCGGGCGGCCCTCAGCGACCTGGTGCACCGGTACGCGGCGGGCGTGGACGACCGTGAATTCGGCTCCGTCGCGGAGCTTTTCACGGAGTCGGCGGAGCTGGCGGTGCCGGAACCGCCGGCCGCGCTGGAACCGATCCACACCCACCGCGGCCGGGACGCCATCGCCGTCGCGGTCGCCGCCGTCGCCGCGGTCGCCCGCACCGAACACGCGATCATCGGGGAGGTCTATGACGGGGCCACCCGGCCCGGCACCGCCAGCGGGCGCATCGCGTGCGTCGCGCACCACTGGAGCCGGCGCGGGGACGAGGTGGTCGACGTGGTCTGGCACCTGCGCTACGACGACGAGTACCGCCTGACCGGCGAGGGCTGGCGGATCAGCCGTCGGGCCCTGACGATCAACGCCATCGAGACCCGCCCGACGCGCCGATTGCTGCCGCGCGACCCGGCCTAG
- the malQ gene encoding 4-alpha-glucanotransferase, with amino-acid sequence MTELAPSLVELARRFGIATEYQDWTGRRVLVPEATLVAVLAALGVAAGTERERNAALTAHRRSYWERRMPATIVGRTGEQIRFWVHVTHGDPAQVWLQLEDGTVRGEVQQVDNFTPPFDLDGRWVGEASFVLPADLPLGYHRVHLRSGDAETSTALIVTPDWLGLPERLGARRAWGLAAQLYSVRSRQSWGIGDLTDLADLAVWSAFRHGADYLLVNPLHAAAPPGPASPMEPSPYLPTSRRFVNPIYLRVEAIPEIADLTKRGRVRRLRSEVQRRAGKLDAIDRDGAWAAKRAALKLLHEVPRSAGRELAYAAFRDREGTPLDDFATWCALAEEYGDDWHRWPESLRHPDAAGVAGFAERNPDAIDFHRWLQWQLDDQLAAAQSQATRAGMALGIMADLAVGVHPDGADAWAMQDAMAPGVTAGAPPDEFNQLGQDWSQPPWRPDRLDEREYRPFRALIRAVLRHAGGVRIDHIIGLFRLWWIPRGAPPTQGTYVRYDHEAMIGIVALEAHRAGALVVGEDLGTVEPWVRDYLLLRGVLGTSILWFELDREGNGGPLQAERWREYCLSSVTTHDLPPTAGYLAGDHVRLRDSLGLLTRPVDDELAADRAELEAWMAELRRVGLLGEGEDDPEHVVLALYRYLARTPSRLLGVALPDAVGDRRTQNQPGTTDEYPNWRVPLTGPDGRPVLLEDLFTDRRATTLVEAVRVAIAPPA; translated from the coding sequence ATGACTGAGCTCGCGCCCTCGCTGGTCGAACTGGCCCGGCGCTTCGGCATCGCGACCGAGTACCAGGACTGGACCGGCCGGCGGGTGCTCGTGCCGGAGGCCACGCTGGTGGCCGTGCTCGCCGCGCTCGGCGTCGCGGCCGGCACCGAACGGGAGCGCAACGCCGCCCTGACGGCGCACCGGCGGTCGTATTGGGAGCGCCGCATGCCGGCGACCATCGTCGGGCGCACCGGCGAGCAGATCCGGTTCTGGGTGCACGTCACGCACGGAGACCCCGCGCAGGTTTGGCTGCAGCTCGAGGACGGCACCGTGCGCGGCGAGGTGCAGCAGGTTGACAACTTCACGCCGCCCTTCGACCTGGACGGCCGCTGGGTCGGCGAGGCCAGCTTCGTGTTGCCCGCGGACCTGCCGCTGGGCTACCACCGCGTGCACCTGCGATCCGGCGACGCCGAGACGAGCACCGCGCTGATCGTGACGCCGGACTGGCTCGGGCTGCCCGAGCGGCTCGGAGCCCGCCGCGCCTGGGGCCTGGCCGCCCAGCTGTACAGCGTGCGGTCCCGGCAGTCGTGGGGCATCGGCGACCTCACCGACCTGGCCGACCTGGCGGTATGGTCGGCGTTCCGGCACGGCGCCGACTACCTGCTGGTCAATCCCCTGCACGCGGCGGCGCCCCCCGGTCCGGCCAGCCCAATGGAGCCGTCGCCGTACCTGCCGACCTCGCGGCGCTTCGTCAACCCGATCTATCTGCGGGTCGAGGCGATCCCCGAGATCGCCGACCTGACCAAGCGGGGCCGGGTGCGGCGGCTGCGGTCGGAGGTCCAGCGGCGAGCCGGCAAGCTCGACGCCATCGACCGCGACGGCGCATGGGCGGCCAAGCGCGCGGCGCTCAAGCTGCTGCACGAGGTGCCGCGATCGGCGGGCCGCGAGCTGGCCTACGCCGCGTTTCGCGACCGTGAGGGAACCCCACTCGACGACTTCGCCACCTGGTGCGCGCTGGCCGAAGAATACGGCGATGACTGGCATCGCTGGCCGGAGTCGCTGCGGCATCCCGACGCCGCCGGCGTCGCCGGTTTCGCCGAACGGAATCCGGATGCCATCGATTTCCACCGCTGGCTGCAGTGGCAGCTCGACGACCAACTCGCCGCGGCGCAGTCGCAGGCGACGCGGGCCGGGATGGCGTTGGGCATCATGGCGGACCTGGCCGTCGGCGTGCACCCCGACGGCGCCGACGCCTGGGCCATGCAGGACGCGATGGCGCCGGGCGTGACCGCGGGGGCGCCGCCGGACGAGTTCAATCAGCTGGGCCAGGACTGGTCGCAGCCGCCGTGGCGTCCGGACCGGCTGGACGAGCGGGAGTATCGGCCCTTTCGCGCGCTGATCCGGGCCGTGTTGCGGCATGCCGGCGGTGTCCGCATCGACCACATCATCGGTCTGTTCCGGCTGTGGTGGATCCCGCGGGGCGCGCCCCCCACCCAGGGCACCTACGTGCGCTACGACCACGAGGCGATGATCGGGATCGTCGCGCTGGAAGCGCACCGGGCCGGGGCGCTCGTCGTCGGCGAGGATCTCGGCACCGTCGAACCGTGGGTGCGCGACTACCTCTTATTGCGCGGCGTGCTGGGCACCTCGATCCTCTGGTTCGAGCTGGATCGCGAGGGAAACGGCGGGCCACTGCAAGCCGAGCGCTGGCGGGAGTATTGCCTGTCGTCGGTCACCACCCACGACCTGCCGCCGACCGCCGGCTATCTGGCCGGCGACCACGTGCGGCTGCGGGATTCCCTGGGATTGCTGACGCGGCCGGTCGACGACGAGCTGGCGGCCGACCGGGCCGAGCTCGAGGCCTGGATGGCCGAGCTGCGCAGGGTCGGGTTGCTCGGCGAGGGGGAAGACGACCCGGAACACGTCGTCCTCGCCCTATACCGCTACCTGGCCCGGACGCCGTCGCGACTGTTGGGCGTGGCGCTGCCCGACGCGGTCGGTGACCGCCGGACCCAGAATCAGCCGGGCACCACCGACGAGTACCCCAACTGGCGGGTTCCGCTGACCGGGCCCGACGGCCGCCCGGTGCTGCTCGAGGACCTGTTCACCGATCGCCGGGCCACCACGCTGGTCGAGGCCGTGCGCGTGGCGATCGCGCCCCCGGCGTAG